From one Jatrophihabitans sp. genomic stretch:
- a CDS encoding mycoredoxin — translation MTATFTMYTTPWCGYCVRLKDGLKRAGLTFAEVDIEQDESAAERVMQVNGGNQTVPTLEFADGSALTNPSVRQVQEKLAALV, via the coding sequence ATGACTGCCACTTTCACGATGTACACCACCCCATGGTGCGGTTACTGCGTCCGGCTCAAGGACGGTCTCAAGCGCGCCGGACTCACCTTCGCCGAGGTTGACATCGAGCAGGACGAGAGCGCGGCCGAGCGTGTCATGCAGGTCAACGGGGGCAACCAGACGGTTCCGACCCTGGAGTTCGCCGACGGCTCAGCGCTGACCAACCCGAGCGTGCGACAGGTGCAGGAGAAGCTCGCCGCGCTGGTCTGA